Within the Mastacembelus armatus chromosome 23, fMasArm1.2, whole genome shotgun sequence genome, the region CTGACCTCTTGACCCCTTACGCTTTAAACCAAATAATTCGCTCCTCCAGTCAAAATCTCTTTATGGTCCCAAAAATCAGATTTAAATCCAGAGACCTGTTGTTTCAGGTTGTAGCTCCCAGACTCCTGAAAAAGgaaattttgttgtttttacctcAGAAGTTTTAACTATGTGACAAAGACCTATGGTACAAATGCTCTAAACTCCTTTATACTTtgcaaattattaaaataaaagtggatATAAAATATTCTCATCTAGAGAAAGTCAGGATATGTTTGTTAAAtcactttatttaaacacattgCTGTAAACTCACCTACATGGTCATTAATACTGTTAATTTATTACCATGGTTCTACTTTACCTTGCACTGCTATTGTACAAagcttatatttttatttctatatatatatctataaatTATTTCCTCTATACATAGCACACATACTGAGTGTTTATATAATTTACAGCTCATTATTTTGACTTGGCATTCACTGTGGACACCAAAGAAAGAATTTCACTGTACAGGGAAACATGATACTGtgaatgacacaaacacattaaagctAATTTATGATTTCCAACTTTTACCCCCATAACTTCTGTTCTAAGTGTTTCTGGAACTCAAAGTTTATTGATGTGTAGCTGTGGGATTGAGTTGAGCCAAAGCTGAAGTCAGTTCATGGTAAAGACATAATTGTAGCAACATGTATATATGAGGTTCTGTCCAAGTTGGTGATACAGTGAAAGTGCAGTAAGAGACTTAGTGACGCTGTGAATGTGAAGCCCGTTGTTGACAGGAAGACATGGAGGAAAGTTTGCTTCAGCAGAAACAGTGGGTGGCTCTTAAAAGAGCCTTTGGGTGgatgctgacagcagcagcagtttacTTGGAGCTGGTATACTTGGTCACGGCCTTGGTGCCCTCGGACACGGCGTGTTTAGCCAGCTCGCCGGGCAGCAGCAGGCGGACGGCGGTCTGGATCTCCCTGGACGTGATGGTGGAGCGCTTGTTGTAGTGCGCCAGGCGGGAAGCCTCCCCGGCGATCCTCTCGAAGATGTCGCTGACAAAAGAGTTCATGATGCTCATGGCCTTGGAGGAGATCCCGGTGTCGGGGTGGACCTGCTTCAGCACCTTGTACACGTAGATGGCATAGCTCTCCTTCCtggtctttctcttcttcttgccGGTCTTACTGGCCGTCTTGGTCACGGCTTTCTTGGAGCCCTTCTTGGGAGCGGACTTGGCTGGTTCAGGCATCGTGCTAGACTCGTTTGTCTCAGACGAATGTGAGGAAAAGTAGCTGAGCCTGCTCCTCTTCAATCTCCCGTATGCTAATAAAGCTGCGCCGTCGCGCTTCCCCCATTGGCTGCTTGTCGGAGCGTCCAACTGTAAATGCACGCGGAAGTCTCAGCACACGTGACTTCACCGTCACCCCAGACAGACTTGGTACAGAAAATACAGGATTACTTATTAAATGACTGATCGACTTTAATTTGATAATTCATTCTGGACCTTTAGCACATTAACTTGATGTTAATGACACCtttcaatatttaatatttaaaaagatcactttttatttatcagagGACAGGTCTTCATAACTCCACAGACGTGTCTTAGTTTAGATAATACATTATTAATACATGATAATTCATTCTGGACCTTTAGCACATTAACTTGATGTTAATGACACCtttcaatatttaatatttaaaaagatcactttttatttatcagagGACAGGTCTTCATAACTCCACAGACGTGTCTTAGTTTAGATAATACATTATTAATACATTACagggctccagctgatccctgtgaccctggttaaggaataaagtGGGAGTAGATAGTGGGTGGATGGATAATACAATATCCACAGACAGATATAAGATTTGCATTTGTACAGTCGAACAAGGAGAAACAGAAGTAGAGCTGTACATACatattagcagtatttcttgTATAGAAgaatatgaaatatattaacATATACATGCTAAATATACAACATTAACACAgggatagacagacagatactttattcatcagTGAATAAGCTGTAATGACAAACATGAGTGAGATGGAGTTATCAGCTGCAAAGGGGTGAGTTTCTGTACCAACAGACAGACTATGGGACTGTGTACAGAGTCCATGTCTGAATATGTGGTTGCACTAGACACCAGGACCAAGTCCTAGTGCTACAAAATGTTCTTTCCTGTACCTGCAATAAAACTGAGTGAAGACGGTATGAATGAAGTCCTGTGTCTTTCACTGTGGCAGCAGAActggatgagtctgttggaGAATGAGCTCTGCTGCCCCTCTACAGTCTGATGAAGTGAGGACAGTCCATGAAGACCAGTTTGTCCAATGTCCTTTTGTCTCTCAATGGCTCAAATGTCTCCATGTCACTGCTGATAATGTGACCAGCCTATTAATCTGActgatgcctttttttttttttttttttaaactctagCTGCCCCCCCCCACAAACAAC harbors:
- the LOC113142359 gene encoding histone H2B 1/2 codes for the protein MPEPAKSAPKKGSKKAVTKTASKTGKKKRKTRKESYAIYVYKVLKQVHPDTGISSKAMSIMNSFVSDIFERIAGEASRLAHYNKRSTITSREIQTAVRLLLPGELAKHAVSEGTKAVTKYTSSK